One Succinispira mobilis DSM 6222 genomic window carries:
- a CDS encoding ISL3 family transposase, with amino-acid sequence MLSTDNYTQKLLGLEDVIITKVQRNLNETLIFIELPKKPHICPYCASITTRINNYRFQKIKDLPAFMQKTYLLLRKRRYFCSSCNKAFYENNNFITKYQRMTDRFTQHIISKLAEMRSYTSIASELGCSNTTVIRKANLISYPKAQLPKVLAIDEFKGNTDHEKYQCIITDVAKKQTLDILHNRKVEDLYQYFMSFSKAERDKVAYIVMDMSTLFRRLAKTCFPNKNCFIMLLVAKIF; translated from the coding sequence ATGCTCAGTACAGATAATTATACACAAAAATTACTCGGACTGGAAGATGTCATTATAACAAAAGTTCAAAGAAATTTAAATGAAACTTTAATTTTCATAGAATTGCCTAAAAAGCCACATATCTGCCCTTATTGTGCTTCAATAACTACTAGAATTAACAATTATAGATTCCAAAAAATTAAGGATTTGCCTGCATTTATGCAAAAAACCTATCTGCTTTTAAGAAAACGTCGCTATTTTTGTTCTTCTTGCAATAAAGCTTTTTATGAAAACAATAATTTTATAACAAAATATCAGCGCATGACTGATAGATTCACACAACACATCATATCTAAGTTAGCCGAAATGCGCTCTTATACAAGTATTGCTTCTGAATTAGGTTGCTCAAATACTACTGTTATACGTAAGGCAAATTTAATTAGTTATCCTAAAGCCCAACTACCTAAAGTCCTTGCTATTGACGAATTCAAAGGAAATACAGATCATGAAAAATATCAGTGTATTATTACGGACGTTGCCAAAAAACAAACTCTTGATATTTTGCACAATAGAAAAGTTGAAGATTTATATCAATATTTTATGAGTTTCTCAAAAGCAGAGCGAGATAAAGTTGCTTATATTGTCATGGATATGAGCACTTTATTTAGACGTTTAGCTAAAACTTGTTTTCCTAATAAGAATTGTTTCATAATGCTATTAGTAGCAAAGATATTTTAA
- a CDS encoding EAL domain-containing protein: MAQESINQRKKSSVFSDLQDKSEAFQKEYIAEVSGKRYIANMKRVPETKWAIIVSQDYDVAFAILYKIQLLFLIITTMIVVGVFIFTRKKMDQIVSAFLSLNQRFSEIANGRFQIRAEKSSFLELNQMADSFNYMAACLQERDARLNEMVRLDTLTGLANRFCFIQWLNEATSTKNTEQFALVFLDLDNFKGINDTYGHWIGDQVLRELAVKLQKVTTEKICLARFGGDEFVFLCKDWNKTKGITWLENLKGLLAEPTKVEEYNFSFEASIGVAIFPDDSKSVDELLKYADLAMYQAKYQGKNNFKFYHHNMMAKLRRKNELEEALKNPQLFNELFLNYQPLYLRETKELRGFEALLRWQSAKLGLVSPAEFIPIAEETGRILEIGSWVLKTAIAKLAEINLEKSDKSLIMSVNISALQLKEFNFAKFVAKELESCIVQPAQLELEITESAVIDSYGEAIAVLNEIRALGIRVALDDFGTGYSSLSYLHHLPIDTIKIDRSLVADIANNNRTQDMFEGIVSLSKKLGLDIVAEGIETQEQIEILNKLRIDFFQGYFLKKPIHEKEIREFYLNLFADE; encoded by the coding sequence TTGGCTCAAGAAAGTATTAATCAGCGTAAAAAGTCTAGTGTTTTCTCTGACTTACAAGATAAATCAGAAGCTTTTCAAAAGGAATATATAGCTGAAGTTTCCGGAAAACGCTATATAGCTAATATGAAAAGAGTTCCGGAAACAAAATGGGCAATTATTGTTTCTCAAGATTATGACGTAGCTTTTGCAATCCTTTATAAAATCCAGCTTTTATTTTTAATTATTACAACCATGATTGTTGTAGGTGTTTTTATCTTTACTCGTAAAAAAATGGATCAAATTGTAAGTGCTTTTCTTAGTCTTAACCAGCGTTTTTCCGAAATTGCAAATGGAAGGTTTCAAATTAGAGCAGAGAAAAGTAGCTTTTTGGAATTAAACCAAATGGCGGATTCCTTTAACTATATGGCAGCCTGTTTACAGGAACGTGATGCTAGGCTTAATGAAATGGTTCGTTTGGATACATTAACAGGTTTGGCCAATCGATTTTGCTTTATTCAGTGGCTCAATGAAGCTACTAGTACAAAAAATACAGAACAATTTGCTTTAGTTTTTTTAGATTTGGATAACTTTAAAGGTATAAATGATACCTATGGACATTGGATAGGCGATCAGGTTCTTAGAGAATTAGCCGTCAAACTACAAAAGGTAACCACTGAAAAGATTTGTTTGGCTCGTTTTGGTGGTGATGAATTTGTTTTTTTATGTAAAGATTGGAACAAGACTAAGGGCATAACTTGGTTAGAAAATTTAAAGGGGCTATTAGCAGAACCGACTAAAGTTGAAGAGTATAATTTTTCTTTTGAGGCAAGCATTGGCGTAGCAATATTTCCTGATGATAGTAAAAGTGTTGATGAATTGTTGAAATATGCAGATTTAGCTATGTATCAAGCAAAATATCAAGGGAAAAATAATTTTAAATTTTATCACCATAATATGATGGCTAAGTTACGTCGCAAAAATGAGCTAGAAGAGGCATTAAAAAATCCGCAACTGTTTAATGAGTTGTTTTTGAACTATCAGCCGTTATATTTGAGGGAGACGAAAGAATTACGAGGATTTGAAGCTTTGTTACGTTGGCAGTCTGCTAAACTAGGGCTGGTTTCACCAGCAGAATTTATCCCGATTGCTGAGGAAACAGGGCGGATTTTAGAAATTGGTAGTTGGGTTTTAAAAACAGCTATTGCAAAACTTGCAGAAATAAATCTTGAAAAATCTGATAAATCTTTGATTATGTCCGTTAATATTTCGGCCTTGCAACTAAAAGAATTTAATTTTGCTAAGTTTGTAGCCAAGGAGCTAGAAAGTTGTATTGTACAGCCAGCGCAGTTAGAACTCGAAATAACGGAAAGTGCGGTTATTGATTCTTACGGAGAAGCTATAGCTGTATTAAATGAAATTAGAGCTTTGGGTATTAGGGTTGCGCTGGATGATTTTGGTACGGGGTATTCTTCTTTATCATATTTACATCATTTACCAATAGATACGATTAAAATTGATCGTTCCTTAGTTGCAGATATTGCAAATAATAACAGAACACAGGATATGTTTGAAGGAATAGTGAGTTTATCTAAAAAACTGGGTTTGGATATTGTCGCAGAAGGCATAGAAACTCAAGAACAGATAGAAATTTTAAATAAATTGCGAATTGACTTTTTCCAAGGATATTTTTTGAAAAAACCAATCCATGAAAAGGAGATTCGTGAATTTTACTTAAATTTATTTGCTGATGAATAA
- a CDS encoding PLP-dependent aminotransferase family protein: MPINSFENYPMSWKPEKSRLKKPYYLAIAEALSHDIALGILLPNTKLPPQRELADFLDLNFTTITRAYKNCELRGVIYTIRGSGTFVSPNAARTVTISADNYTGNSIDLAFVASFEECNELIASQLPNLLKNRYLPELLNYNEPTGMRHQKLAGISWMREFGIEATIDTMAIVSGAQNALLITLLALFEPGSKIAVDIYTYPNFIELAKLLHIQLVAIPGDDEGMLAEQLDNQCELQNIKGAFFMPSCANPTTIVISNQRRKDLCAVIKKNNLVVIEDDSYSFLFERREHLENPAFFTRLPETTVYICGTSKSICSGLRVAYIVFPKKIADKIFQAIFNSNVKTSSFTAEIITQLILTGEAGKIVLAKKNLAREANCLFFKYFSLPNEQQAQLSFFRWLPIANYDNIGELENLFLRNGIRVFHSSIFLSSRKSEQQFLRVALSGTSSLLQLEKGLKILQQIVQLR, from the coding sequence ATGCCAATAAACTCTTTTGAAAATTACCCAATGTCTTGGAAACCAGAAAAATCTCGGTTAAAAAAACCCTACTATTTAGCGATTGCAGAAGCCCTAAGCCACGATATTGCATTAGGAATATTATTACCAAATACTAAATTACCGCCCCAAAGAGAATTGGCAGATTTTTTAGATTTGAATTTTACGACAATAACACGTGCCTATAAAAATTGTGAGTTAAGAGGTGTTATTTATACTATTCGAGGAAGTGGGACTTTTGTTTCGCCAAATGCAGCTCGTACAGTAACAATTTCTGCGGACAATTACACTGGAAATAGTATAGATTTAGCCTTTGTTGCGTCTTTTGAAGAGTGTAATGAACTTATAGCGTCACAACTGCCTAATTTGCTTAAAAATCGCTATTTGCCTGAGCTACTAAACTATAATGAACCAACGGGTATGCGACATCAAAAATTAGCAGGAATTTCTTGGATGCGAGAATTTGGTATAGAAGCTACAATTGATACTATGGCAATAGTATCGGGGGCTCAAAATGCGTTGTTGATCACGCTGTTGGCCTTATTTGAACCAGGCAGCAAGATTGCAGTTGATATCTACACATATCCTAATTTTATTGAATTGGCCAAACTACTACATATTCAATTAGTTGCTATTCCAGGTGATGATGAGGGAATGTTAGCAGAACAGCTGGATAATCAATGTGAATTGCAAAACATAAAAGGGGCATTTTTTATGCCTTCATGCGCAAACCCCACGACTATAGTAATAAGTAATCAGCGTAGAAAAGATTTGTGTGCGGTTATAAAAAAAAACAATTTAGTAGTTATTGAAGATGATAGTTACTCTTTTCTTTTTGAACGGCGAGAACACCTGGAGAATCCAGCGTTTTTCACAAGATTACCAGAAACTACTGTATATATATGTGGCACTTCCAAGTCAATTTGTTCAGGGCTTAGGGTTGCATATATTGTTTTTCCAAAAAAAATAGCAGATAAAATTTTTCAAGCTATCTTCAACTCAAATGTGAAAACGTCTTCATTTACAGCAGAAATAATAACACAGTTAATTTTAACAGGTGAAGCTGGAAAAATAGTTTTAGCGAAAAAAAACTTAGCTAGAGAAGCGAATTGCTTGTTTTTTAAGTATTTTTCATTGCCAAATGAACAGCAAGCTCAACTTAGTTTTTTTAGATGGTTACCAATTGCAAATTATGATAATATAGGTGAGCTGGAAAATTTGTTTTTACGAAATGGTATTCGTGTTTTTCATTCGAGCATATTTTTATCATCAAGAAAAAGTGAGCAACAATTTTTACGGGTAGCTTTATCTGGAACTAGTTCATTGTTACAACTTGAAAAAGGGTTGAAAATATTGCAGCAAATAGTTCAATTGCGATAA
- a CDS encoding type IA DNA topoisomerase codes for MKKLIIAEKPSVARNIAEAVGATLRKDGYIEGNNYVISWAFGHLLQLYDVKDYEPNLTSWRLEYFPYIPEVFKYKIKSSNNNKDQCDSGAQKQLMIINNLIARKDIISIIAATDDDREGQIIFDELILYLKTDKPVERLLLTEWTSNEVLRGLNCLKPNSEMQNLQDAGLGRQWADWLIGINLTAVATVKYQADKNIKMLNIGRVLLPTLKIIYDRDKEIVNFKESRYYKLLVDLQTSNNTSFEAVYYENNSEKFETKEFLEDLCSKIINQRATIITKSVERKKEYPPYLFNLSNLQGTITSKYKDWTSDKVLKVAQDLYEKKAITYPRTASQVLDDSLIEKTKKVLETHKKNHPLATEIVFHTHKRVFDSSKVESHSAIIPTYISPNNLSKDEIIVYQEIKNRFLAQFMPLAENEETILTIQLLDNPLPGILTSKGKVQLVEGWKKIEKITAKEVLLPQVMENEIVEVENTRITEVKRKAPKAHTEKTLLRVMETCGKSYEQDEAEEMMLSILSGFSIGTPATRAETIKKLKDVGYIKAKGKNLVCTELGTMLVEKFPVPELFDLEYTGKLEKTLADIERQKFSKINFITMITNFVQMSVEKIKTTPTFGAIINISPDSIVLGLCPECNNPIIETAQSFSCSNWKNGCKFTIWKNDKYINGFGKQISPEMIKLLLENGRVGFRGLKSKKGHIFSAYFYYVKDQTNNRYNWKIEFIES; via the coding sequence TTGAAAAAACTAATTATAGCCGAAAAACCTTCTGTTGCACGTAATATTGCAGAAGCTGTGGGCGCAACTCTTCGTAAAGATGGGTATATAGAGGGCAATAATTATGTAATAAGTTGGGCTTTTGGACATCTGTTGCAATTGTATGATGTTAAAGATTATGAGCCAAACTTAACTAGTTGGCGTTTAGAATACTTCCCCTATATTCCAGAGGTTTTTAAATATAAAATTAAAAGCTCTAATAATAATAAAGACCAATGTGATAGTGGTGCACAAAAACAGCTAATGATTATTAATAATTTGATTGCCCGAAAAGATATTATTAGTATTATTGCCGCAACTGATGATGACAGAGAGGGGCAAATAATTTTTGACGAACTAATTTTATATTTAAAAACAGATAAACCTGTAGAAAGACTACTTCTAACGGAATGGACCAGTAATGAAGTTCTACGTGGTCTAAATTGTTTAAAACCTAATAGCGAAATGCAAAATTTGCAAGATGCTGGCTTAGGCCGTCAATGGGCTGATTGGTTAATCGGGATAAATCTTACAGCAGTAGCTACAGTTAAATATCAAGCAGATAAAAATATAAAAATGCTCAATATTGGGCGAGTTTTATTGCCCACTTTGAAAATTATTTATGATCGAGATAAAGAAATTGTCAATTTTAAGGAATCTAGATACTACAAGTTATTAGTTGATTTGCAAACTTCCAATAATACAAGCTTTGAAGCTGTTTACTATGAAAATAATAGTGAAAAATTTGAAACTAAAGAATTCTTGGAAGATTTATGTTCTAAAATTATAAACCAAAGAGCAACTATAATCACGAAATCGGTTGAGCGAAAAAAAGAATACCCGCCCTACCTTTTTAACCTTTCTAATTTGCAGGGTACCATAACTAGTAAATATAAGGATTGGACTTCTGATAAAGTTCTCAAGGTTGCTCAGGATTTATATGAAAAAAAAGCTATAACTTACCCACGTACTGCTAGTCAAGTTTTAGATGATAGTTTAATTGAAAAAACTAAAAAAGTTTTAGAAACGCATAAAAAAAATCATCCCCTAGCCACAGAAATTGTTTTTCACACCCATAAAAGAGTTTTCGATAGTAGCAAAGTTGAAAGTCACTCTGCTATTATTCCTACTTATATTTCGCCTAACAACCTAAGTAAAGATGAAATTATTGTGTATCAGGAAATAAAAAATCGTTTTCTTGCACAATTTATGCCTCTTGCAGAAAACGAAGAAACTATCTTAACTATCCAGCTATTAGATAACCCGCTACCTGGAATTTTGACCAGCAAAGGCAAGGTTCAATTGGTAGAAGGTTGGAAAAAGATTGAAAAAATAACCGCAAAAGAAGTTTTATTGCCGCAAGTAATGGAAAATGAAATAGTTGAAGTAGAAAATACCAGAATCACTGAAGTCAAGAGGAAGGCTCCCAAGGCACACACTGAAAAGACTTTGCTAAGAGTTATGGAAACTTGTGGTAAAAGTTATGAACAGGATGAAGCCGAAGAAATGATGCTCTCTATTTTAAGTGGGTTCAGTATCGGTACACCAGCAACTCGAGCAGAAACAATCAAAAAACTTAAAGACGTCGGTTATATTAAAGCCAAAGGTAAAAACTTAGTTTGTACTGAACTCGGAACAATGCTAGTGGAAAAATTTCCAGTTCCCGAGCTCTTCGATTTAGAATATACTGGTAAATTAGAAAAAACACTTGCAGATATTGAAAGACAAAAATTTTCAAAAATCAATTTTATTACAATGATTACTAATTTTGTTCAAATGTCGGTAGAAAAAATTAAAACCACCCCTACTTTTGGTGCTATAATCAATATTAGTCCTGATTCGATAGTTCTAGGGTTATGCCCAGAATGCAACAACCCAATTATTGAAACTGCTCAGAGTTTTAGTTGCAGCAATTGGAAAAATGGTTGTAAGTTTACTATTTGGAAAAATGACAAATATATAAATGGATTTGGTAAGCAAATATCTCCAGAAATGATTAAATTACTTTTAGAAAATGGGCGAGTTGGTTTTCGTGGCTTAAAAAGTAAAAAAGGGCATATTTTCTCAGCCTATTTTTATTATGTTAAAGATCAAACAAATAACCGCTACAATTGGAAAATCGAATTTATTGAAAGTTAG
- a CDS encoding AzlC family ABC transporter permease, which yields MNILFRNFSTSEKAAFKLAFINTVPIFAGFLFLGMAYGIYMTSAGFNPLYPALMSTLIFAGSMEFLTVNLLLSTFDPLGAFLLTLMVNARHLFYGLAMLEPYNRLNGWRKSYLIFGMCDESFSINYTSNISSKTDKNSYMLYVTILNHFYWFLGSALGGFLGSFFTLQIPGLSFVMTALFIVIFIEQLLTEKKYLSSMIGIIFPIICIIFWGVNNFMLPAMLIMVLVLTLIKNKIPPKEVICNDFY from the coding sequence ATGAATATTTTATTTAGAAATTTTTCTACTTCTGAGAAAGCCGCCTTTAAATTAGCTTTTATCAACACAGTTCCTATTTTTGCAGGCTTCTTATTTCTTGGAATGGCCTATGGTATTTACATGACTTCAGCAGGTTTCAACCCGCTATATCCTGCTTTAATGTCAACTTTGATTTTTGCTGGTTCAATGGAATTTTTAACTGTCAACCTTTTGTTAAGCACCTTTGATCCTCTTGGGGCTTTTTTACTTACCCTAATGGTTAATGCTCGCCATTTATTTTACGGACTAGCAATGCTTGAACCCTATAACAGACTTAACGGTTGGCGAAAATCTTATCTTATTTTTGGAATGTGTGATGAGTCTTTTTCTATTAACTATACATCAAATATTTCTAGCAAAACGGATAAAAATTCTTATATGCTTTATGTTACTATTTTAAATCACTTTTATTGGTTTCTAGGCTCTGCATTAGGCGGTTTTCTGGGCTCATTTTTCACACTTCAAATTCCTGGACTTTCTTTTGTTATGACTGCACTTTTTATAGTTATTTTTATTGAACAACTCTTAACCGAAAAAAAATATCTTAGTTCAATGATCGGCATTATCTTTCCCATAATTTGTATAATCTTTTGGGGAGTAAATAATTTTATGCTTCCAGCAATGCTTATAATGGTGCTTGTTCTTACTCTTATTAAAAATAAAATTCCCCCTAAAGAGGTGATTTGCAATGACTTTTATTGA
- a CDS encoding branched-chain amino acid transporter permease → MTFIEELFTIVAVISGTMLTRFLPFLFFPAGKQIPGYLQYLGHQLPAAVLGMLVIYCLKDLNFTSSNHALPEISSTIIIILIHLKFRHMLFSIATGTIFYILVQNKFIF, encoded by the coding sequence ATGACTTTTATTGAAGAACTTTTCACCATAGTTGCAGTGATTTCAGGCACAATGTTAACTAGATTTTTACCTTTTTTATTTTTCCCCGCGGGCAAACAAATTCCTGGTTATCTACAATATCTGGGTCATCAATTGCCGGCAGCTGTTTTGGGAATGTTGGTTATTTATTGCCTGAAAGATTTAAACTTTACTAGCTCTAACCACGCCTTACCAGAAATATCTTCTACAATAATTATAATTCTAATTCATTTAAAATTTAGACATATGCTATTTTCAATAGCTACTGGCACTATCTTTTATATCTTAGTCCAAAATAAATTTATATTCTAA
- a CDS encoding transposase: MFHNAISSKDILKNLLIWYEKAKQSGIDKFSKLVDTIYSWKNEIIAALNTSFTNGYTEGCNNSAKVLTRVSFSLKNFNRFRNRLLFIASSKS, translated from the coding sequence TTGTTTCATAATGCTATTAGTAGCAAAGATATTTTAAAAAACCTTTTAATCTGGTACGAAAAAGCTAAACAGTCAGGAATTGATAAATTTAGTAAACTTGTCGATACCATTTATTCTTGGAAAAACGAAATTATTGCTGCTTTAAATACTAGCTTCACTAATGGTTATACTGAAGGTTGTAACAATAGTGCTAAAGTACTAACACGTGTTTCTTTTAGTCTTAAAAATTTCAATCGTTTCCGCAATAGATTATTATTCATTGCTTCTTCAAAAAGTTAA